A stretch of DNA from Triticum dicoccoides isolate Atlit2015 ecotype Zavitan chromosome 2A, WEW_v2.0, whole genome shotgun sequence:
CAGCTTCTGATGCTTCATCCTGTGCAAGTTGTACATGTGCTTGGCGTGGAGGTAGTATGGCTCATCATGGCCGTGCCCTGACATCCTCTTCACGCCGGTAGCATGGAATCCACGTGAAGCTGATGTACACACAAAGAACAGGTAATCAGCAAGCATGAGCGAATTTAGAGATGTAAAAAGGAGTTCGCAACTCATTCAATCCCCACAACTAACATGCCCAGTTCTCCTAAACTACCACAGCAAACTTCAGTTCTTCACATTTTCATGCTGCATTGCTGTAGTCACCTCTAGAGTGTTTACAATGATCCATGAGGTCCACTGCCTTATGCCAAGAATTCTGCATTAGTATCATTTTTACTATTTTCGAGCATAATTGATGAGTTAAGACAAAAGTCGTGTCCAGCATGTCAGTTAGTACAGAAGGAATACTAGTAGCAACGAAAATCCAAAACAAATCGATAATTAAAACACACATGAAGATACAAATAAATAAGAGGCTATGTAAAGCACAGAAGAACAAATAGAAATCACAAGCACCAAAACCCTGGTGGATATTGATGACATGCCAGAATCCGACTATTAGTCTCTAAGTGTATGTGTGATGGTTCTTTATGAGCATCTATGACACATGATGCTCAGCTAAATTCCATCAACCTTATTATTTGTCCATATTTACAGCAGAAAGCACCTCAAGCAGCCTACCAAGAATTAGGACATGGATGAGCAAAAAGGGTTAACAGTATCATGTCACAGTACTAGTCTCCCAGGTGTATGTGTGATGGTTCTTTATGAGCTTCTATGACACATGATGCTCACCTAAATTCCATCAATCTTATTATTTGCCCATATTTACAGCAGAAAGCAACTCAAGCAGCCTACCAAGAATTAGGACATGGATGAGCAAAAAGGGTGAACAGTATCATGTAACAGTACTAGTCTCCCAGGTGTATGGGTGATGATCATGTATGAGCATCTGTGGCTCGCATGATGATCACCTAAATTCTATCGACCTTTATTACTTGTCCATGTTAACAGTCAGCACAAATCAAACATCCTACCAAGTATTAGAAAACAGATGAGCAAAAAGGGTTACAGTGTCATAAGAAGAGTAATATTTTAGCATGAAACGCTTTGCAGGCTATGTTTTGTTTCGGCATATAGATGAGCAAACTAGCAGTACAAGGTTGCCAGTAAGCTTGAAAGTGATTTGGTTAAAGCTGGTAGTTAAGAAACATATTGAGTGGTATTCTTTTTCGTCACCCGCACAAAAAAAAAAGAATGCATGTGTAATGTTCTTTCAGGAGCACCTGCCACTCACGTAATTCTCATGTACATTCCATAAATTTTAGTCTTTGTCCCTATCTACAGCAAGACAGAACTCATGTGTCTTGCCAAGAATTAAACACTACAAATTATGAACAGAAGTTGTTTCACTGCCATAAGATACACATTTTATTATTTAGTAAAAAAAGATGAATGCAACTCATGTAGCATACACATAATTATGAGACTCTAACTGACAAGGAAATAGGATTAAATGCCATAAGCTATGTAGTATTTTCCTCACAGAAAGATAAGTATTGAAATACTGGTAGTCTGTTTCCTGTTTTTCTTGCATAGAGATGAACAAACTAGCAATGCAAAATTGCCAATTAAAAATGATCAAGCTGCTAGTTCAGAAATATATTTTGTCTGGTTCTTGTCTCTAAGAACGCATGTCCGATAATCCTTTATGAGCATCTACAACTCACACGATACTCACCTAAATTTCATCAACATCACTCTTTGTCCATATTTACAGCAATACGCAACTCATGCGGCTTGCCAAGAAATAGACATTACAATCAAATTTTGTTACACTGTCATCACAGCTAACAGTCTAAGTTATCGGTGTAGTACGTCAGTTCATGAATGATAAAATGGTCAGTCAACAAATTGTGTGTCAGTCCTTCTAGTACTCCCCACCCATATTCATTCCTGACAAGGCTAGTCGCTGGATCCATCCATCAAAGAAGGACAATGTAAAAAACTGATTATATAATAACCAGTTCAATCGAAAACCACAGCCATATCCACATCTGAGGGGCCATTTTAGCCTATGACGAACCATTTCCCCAAATTATATTAACGATCCCAAAACAGCCCGGTACTACGGTTACAGATTCCGAGTAATTTCCACGGGTCAAACAGATCTACCGCTGCGCAGATACACATCAATCGAGATGGGCAGAAGTACACAGCCGGAGACGCGGATCGCATCATTCAAACCCCAATCGGATAATAGAGGAGGGATAGTGGGAGGGGGGGTACTTGCCTGGCTTGGAGGCCTCGGCGCCGGTGGCGAGGAGGCGGATCCCGGAGCGGAGGCCGCGGTTGAGAGCAGTCGCCATCGCCTTCGTGCTCGTGTTCGTCTGGTCGCCGCCGCCGGAGTTGTGGTGGTGGGTGCGTTTTGGGGGTGATTTAACCGATCTGCTGCGACTCGGCTTTCGAGGGTTGTGCCCTTGCGATTGCGAGGAGCGTGGGATGGCCAGTGACTCTGGCTGGCTGGGCCTCCAGGCTTGGAAATGGTCCTATCCATGCATGGGCCTAGATGGGCTGAATAGGCAAAAATGATGCTCGACACTCATTTTCCTTGGTTTACTCACAAAAAAAATCTCGTTTCAATTACAATGATGACCCCCTCAAAAAAAATACTCACAAAAAAATCTCGTTtggttttttgttttttgatgaaATCTTTTTTCTGCGGGATGTTTTTTGATGAAATCAAGAGCTTTATTGATCAAATAGTGGGATTACACTCCTTTCTCACACAATCCGTGAGAAAAAACCGGGATATAATTGATCCAAAGACAATGTATCCTAGAACTACATTGTTTATCGTAAAGATGTGCTAGTTCATTAGCTTCCCTCACCGTAAAGACAAAGACGAAATTCCTCGAAATTCCCGCAAagctcttgaatttccttcaaggTACTACCAATCTCCGAGCAATCGACACTTGAAGTGTTCCACCAACTTACCACTAATTGGTCATCAATTTCAATTATCACCGTTCTATATCTCAGATCAAGCGTAAGCTCGACATCGTCTGGGACTGCAAATGCCTCCATGGCCATTGCCGAGAACCCATCATCGTATCAAAGGCCCTATGCACGAGATAAGTTTGCCCTAATGGTCACGAACTCCTCTGTCCCATGCCTCCATGGTGAGTTTCCTCATAAAAAGAGGCACCAACATTGATCTTTAAGAAAGACATGACGGGAGTTTCCATCGCATGGGATCTTTACAGCTCTAACCAGTTGTTTGTTTGTCTGTTTCAGCTAGGTCACTCACCACATCCAAAGCCCATTTGACGGGCTGCTTGATGGATTGGGAACTCTCTCCATGTGGTCTTGCATTTCTTTCTGACCAAATTGGCCGGCAGATAGCAACCACATAAAAAAGCGCACGTGCCAGGTTCTGTCTCCTCGATTCCCTCGAAAGTGTTCACCAACCAAGTTTCAGGGTGTAGGACTAGTAGTTTTATATGATCTCCTGCTAGAACAGCTTAGCCCATGTACACGAAAAAAACATGTCATGTCATTTAATCTTGTTTGCAAGCTTCACAAAACCTGATCTGCTCAATATGCCTTCGATGATATGGAAGGGACAAAACCTTAATCACACACAACCAAAAAAATCCACACTTCGAGGGGTATCAAGAGCCACAATTtcttccaaaatatcttatccttTCCTCCTGAGCTCGAGGTTGATTCAGTATCTCGTATGACTTCCAAAATCAATTTGTAAGCTAACATGACAAAGAAATTTCCTAGCATCTACGAGTGACACGCCCACAGGGCCTCCTATGCTCTTCCAACTAGGATTATAGTGATCATGGACACATCTGGCTCAACCAAGTTTTCAGCATGCATCTGCATGCATATCCCAGTTCCCATTCTCTATATCAAGCAATTCCCCAACCATTGTTGTTATGGGGTTGTCTGAATCCCGGTCGCGCCTGCCCTGCCAATAGCTGGCATGCCAATATATTGGCGAGGGAATCCGTTGCCGGCGTTTTGCCAGCTCGTGGGCGCAAAAACTGAACAGCCATCCAATATTTTGGCGTGGCTTCAAATTTTTGGTGTCCAACCAAGCAATCACCTGCCCTAGCAGTTAACGCCAATTTTTTGGTGCGGCAACCTCAGGGCTATGATCCAAAGAACCCCTATAGCATTAAGTAGTCTAACCTAAACCCAGGCATGGACAGCCaagtcgggccgggctcgggccttgtTTTGCAGCCTGGCAGGTAGTTAGGGCCGGACTCGAGCTTCTCTTTTTCTGTATatcgggccgggcttgcacgtgtGTACACTAGGAAACAACATCCGGGTCGGGCTTTTCGGGTCTCGGACTTGATTTCGGGTCAGGCTCGGGCTTGAGAAAGGAAGGTCGAGCTTTTACAAGCCCGACCCGACCCAAcgtttgccactcccatgaagaagcccaaagctggatccaagcctgaaattgagtgcttctactgcaaagggaatggtcactggaagcggaactgccccaaatacttggcggataagcaagatggcaaagtgaacaaaggtatatttgatatacatgttactgatgtgtaccttattaatgctcgtagtagctcctgggtatttgatactggttcagttgctcatatttgtaacttgaaattggagctgcggaataaacgaagattggctaaggacgaggtgacaatgcgcgtcgggaattgttccaaggtcgatatgatcaccatcggcatgctacctctacatctatcttcaggattagttttagacctcaataattgttatttggtgccagcgttgagcatgaacattatatctagatcttgtttattgcgagacggttattcatttaagtcagagaataatggttgttctatttatatgactaatatattttatggtcatgcacccttgatgaatggttattcttgttgaatctcgatcatagtgatacacatattcataatattgatgacaaaagatgcaaagttgataatgatagtgcaacatacttgtggcattgccgtttaggtcatattggtcatATTGGTGCGACACTTATGTTAAAAGGCCTCAGCCTGATAAGGTCGAACCCAAATtgcagaagtgtgtcttcataggataccctaaaaactattgggtacaccttctaccacagatctgaagacaagatctttgttgccaagaatgggtcctttctagagaaggagtttctctcgaaagaagtgagtgggaggaaagtaaaatttgatgaggtaaatgtaccttctctcgaattggaaagtagaacGTTAGAGAAAACCGTTCCAAttttgcctacaccaactagagaggaagataatgataatgatcatgaaacttcggatcaagttactattggACAAGGTCGACCagaacatgttccgcaccagagtggtacggtaatcttgtcctgaaagtcatgttattagaccatggcgaacctacgaactatgaagaagctatgatgagcccagattccgataaatggcttgaggccatgaaatatgagataggatccatgtatgagaacaaagtatggactttggtggacttgcccgatgatcggcaagccattgagaataaatggatctttgagaAGAAGACAGATGTTGATGGTaatcactgtctacaaagctcgacttgtcgcaaaaggttttcgacaagttcagggggttgactacgatgagactttctcacccgtagcgatgattaagtctgtctgaatcatgttagcaattaccacattttataattatgaaatctggcaaatggacgtcaaaactgcattccttaatggatttcttaaagaagagttgtatatgatgcaaccagaaggttttgtcgatcctaaaggtgctaacaaagtgtgcaagctccagcgatccatctatggactggtgcaagcatctcagagttggaatatacactttgatgatgtgatcaaagcatatggttttatacagacttatgatgAAGCATgtttttacaaaaaagtgagtgggagctcagtagcatttctgatattatatgtggatgacatattgttgattggaaattatatagaatttctggatagcataaaaggatacttgaattagaatttttcaatgaaagacctcagtgaagctgcttacatattgggcatcaagatctgtaaggatagatcaagatgcttaataggactttcacaaagcacataccatgaaaaagttttgaagaagttcaaaatggatcagtcaaagaaagggttcttgcctgtgttacaaggtgtgaaattgagtcagactcaaagcccgaccatgatgtcgcttgaagctatgtcggtatttccccaaagaggaagggatgatacagcacaacagcggtaggtatttcACTCATATATGAaactaaggttatcgaaccagtaggagaaccaagcaacacaacgtaaacagcccctgcacacagataacaaatcctcgcaacccgacgtgttaaaagggttgtcaatccctttcgggcaacggtgcgagaaattggtgtgtgacggaaaaaagttgtaatagattggataaatagatcgcaaatagaataaagtgcagcaaggtatttttgggtttttggtttagtagatctgaaaataaaagcaaaggaaaatagatcgcaaaggcaaatatatgagaaagaagacctagGGGTGTATGTTTCACTAATGGcttttctcgagaaaaatagcaaacggtgggtaaacaaattactgttgggcaattgatagaacttcaaataattatgacaatatccaagcaatgatcattatataggcatcacgtccaagattagtagaccgactcctgcctgcatctactactattactccacacatcgaccgttatccagcatgcatctagtgtattaagttcatggagaaacagagtaatgcaataataacgatgacatgatgtagacaagatctatctatgtagagatagacccc
This window harbors:
- the LOC119355182 gene encoding uncharacterized protein LOC119355182; this encodes MATALNRGLRSGIRLLATGAEASKPASRGFHATGVKRMSGHGHDEPYYLHAKHMYNLHRMKHQKLTAWTSVLGAVSIGVGVPVFAVIFQQKKASG